The Sorangiineae bacterium MSr11367 genome window below encodes:
- a CDS encoding HAMP domain-containing histidine kinase: MSQNLDTGVETGLLPRERRRFSLRLRVMMAILAAAVAPSLLVFGWSQLDRNVQGHMWGRVRDVAEAALPALDDPHELEQLAREYKVRLRVVDAQGSTLFDADADAPGDPGSHVEAFFLGAKDAPTLREFDEQLGPMLARADVVEAKRSPDGKYVGCDFLPLVFCQAIYVTPRDGVPRIVHVQQSSNRAVLEVYTLRAHLFRLSLVVVLPMALALAFYMGSRVVRPIDTLRRQALAKATAESPDAKLLPERRDEVGVLADAFNVLLMALEKKRADNEAFVADLVHEMKNPLAAVRAAADTLSEGVDAPRAERLSRVLRDSTSKLDRLVTQFLELARAEAGMPNEERSDVDLTALVRGLVERLRDDPRHAQVNFALKGEAANASPALVRGVAHRLDALFGELLENAASFAGQGGQVVLALAVTSTEVIVAIRDSGPGIAPEDRAKVFTRFFTTRGRQRGTGLGLSLVKAVAEAHGGRVAVLTPESGATFEVRLPRLK; the protein is encoded by the coding sequence ATGAGCCAAAACCTGGACACCGGGGTCGAGACGGGGCTTTTGCCGCGCGAAAGGCGGCGCTTTTCACTGCGTCTTCGCGTGATGATGGCCATCCTGGCGGCGGCGGTCGCGCCGTCGCTGCTCGTGTTCGGGTGGAGCCAGCTCGATCGCAACGTGCAAGGCCACATGTGGGGCAGGGTTCGCGACGTGGCCGAGGCCGCACTGCCCGCGCTGGACGACCCGCACGAGCTCGAGCAGCTCGCACGTGAGTACAAGGTGCGGCTTCGCGTGGTCGATGCGCAGGGAAGCACGTTGTTCGATGCGGACGCGGATGCGCCGGGCGATCCCGGGAGCCACGTGGAGGCGTTCTTTCTCGGTGCGAAGGATGCGCCGACGTTGCGCGAGTTCGACGAGCAACTCGGGCCGATGTTGGCGCGCGCCGACGTCGTCGAGGCAAAGCGATCCCCCGATGGGAAATACGTGGGCTGCGATTTTCTGCCGTTGGTCTTTTGCCAGGCGATTTACGTGACGCCGCGGGACGGTGTGCCGCGCATCGTGCACGTGCAGCAAAGCTCGAACCGCGCCGTGCTGGAAGTGTATACGCTGCGCGCGCACCTGTTTCGCCTGTCGCTCGTCGTCGTTCTTCCGATGGCCTTGGCGCTGGCCTTCTACATGGGGAGCCGCGTGGTTCGGCCGATCGATACGTTGCGGCGGCAGGCTCTGGCCAAGGCGACGGCGGAGAGCCCCGATGCGAAGCTGCTTCCCGAGCGGCGCGACGAGGTGGGCGTGCTCGCGGACGCGTTCAACGTATTGCTCATGGCCTTGGAGAAGAAGCGCGCCGACAACGAAGCGTTCGTGGCTGATTTGGTGCACGAGATGAAGAATCCGCTGGCGGCCGTTCGTGCCGCCGCGGACACGCTGTCGGAGGGCGTCGATGCCCCGCGCGCGGAGCGCCTTTCGCGGGTGCTGCGCGATAGCACGAGCAAGCTGGATCGTCTGGTGACGCAGTTCTTGGAGCTGGCGCGCGCCGAGGCGGGGATGCCCAACGAGGAGCGCTCCGACGTGGACCTGACGGCGTTGGTGCGCGGACTGGTGGAGCGCCTGCGCGACGATCCGCGCCACGCGCAGGTGAACTTCGCCTTGAAGGGTGAGGCCGCGAACGCCTCGCCGGCGCTGGTGCGCGGGGTGGCCCACAGGTTGGACGCGCTCTTTGGCGAGCTTCTGGAGAACGCGGCGTCGTTCGCGGGGCAGGGCGGGCAGGTGGTGTTGGCCCTGGCCGTGACGAGCACGGAGGTCATCGTGGCGATCCGCGACAGCGGTCCAGGCATCGCACCCGAGGATCGAGCGAAGGTGTTCACGCGCTTCTTCACGACGCGCGGGCGGCAGCGCGGAACGGGACTCGGGCTCTCGCTGGTGAAGGCGGTGGCCGAGGCCCACGGCGGCCGGGTGGCGGTGCTCACGCCGGAGAGCGGCGCGACGTTCGAAGTGCGCCTGCCGCGTTTGAAGTAA
- a CDS encoding efflux RND transporter periplasmic adaptor subunit yields MGTLAAAASVAGCQAAPREAAAAERNQVPLVAVRLTPVQRGPVSRPVRGAGVVRLKNEADLSFKVGGVVTAVLVEEGARVRRGQVLARIDPTETEAALRQAQETSARAERDVERARKLVATNAVPVIELQNAETAAASSKAAVDAAAFNAQRTVIVAPDDGRVEKRTVDPGEIAAPGAPVFHVSGRSRGAVVRVGLTDRDVLRVTLGDTARVMLDLFPDAPVTGKVTQVAASASPGTGTFDVEVALERSAAQILSGMTAKVEIAHVEADLATVPIAALTDGRGDAASVFVVDDKVARRVPVKVAFLSQDRAALLTRLEGHDRVVEAGAADLDDGTAVHVLP; encoded by the coding sequence ATGGGAACTCTCGCAGCGGCGGCTTCGGTCGCAGGCTGCCAGGCCGCGCCACGCGAGGCGGCGGCGGCGGAACGCAACCAGGTACCGCTCGTGGCGGTGCGGCTCACGCCCGTGCAGCGCGGCCCCGTTTCACGGCCGGTGCGCGGTGCGGGCGTGGTGCGGCTCAAGAACGAGGCCGATCTGTCCTTCAAGGTAGGTGGCGTCGTGACGGCGGTGCTCGTCGAAGAGGGGGCGCGTGTGCGGCGCGGGCAGGTCCTCGCGCGCATCGATCCGACGGAGACCGAGGCGGCGCTGAGGCAGGCCCAAGAGACCTCCGCCCGCGCCGAGCGCGATGTCGAACGCGCACGCAAGCTCGTCGCAACCAACGCCGTCCCGGTGATCGAACTTCAGAACGCGGAAACGGCGGCCGCGTCGAGCAAGGCCGCCGTCGATGCCGCGGCCTTCAATGCGCAGCGCACGGTCATCGTCGCGCCGGACGACGGTCGCGTGGAAAAGCGCACCGTCGACCCAGGCGAAATCGCGGCGCCGGGTGCACCCGTCTTTCACGTCAGCGGCCGCTCGCGCGGCGCCGTCGTGCGCGTCGGCCTCACGGATCGCGACGTACTCCGCGTGACGCTCGGCGACACGGCACGTGTGATGCTCGACCTTTTCCCCGATGCACCAGTGACCGGCAAGGTCACCCAGGTTGCCGCATCGGCCTCGCCGGGCACGGGCACGTTCGACGTCGAGGTCGCACTCGAGCGCAGCGCGGCGCAGATCCTCTCCGGCATGACCGCCAAGGTCGAGATCGCGCACGTCGAGGCGGATCTCGCCACGGTGCCCATCGCCGCACTCACCGATGGGCGCGGAGACGCGGCATCGGTGTTCGTCGTCGACGACAAGGTCGCGCGCCGGGTGCCGGTCAAGGTCGCGTTTTTGAGCCAAGACCGCGCGGCGTTGCTCACCCGCCTCGAAGGGCACGACCGCGTCGTGGAAGCTGGAGCGGCCGACCTCGACGATGGCACCGCCGTGCACGTGCTGCCATGA
- a CDS encoding efflux RND transporter permease subunit has protein sequence MSEFAVRRWQFTLVVFLALAALGINSLFTIPKSEDPTFPIPTFAVIGVLPGATPVDVERLVIDPIETKLKALDDVKSIKTDIEESLAYLRIEFIAEADADRKRDEVLREVNALRPTLPAELVRLDVKQFNTKNVNIAEFALLSESASYHELDGIARSLKRRLENVAGVGEVETAGLPKQEVTVALDLERMVALGISPAEVLDAVGAESKNIPAGSVETGPRRFNVKTSGDYASVEEVRTTIVRSAGGSSVRVGDLAEVSLREVEGSSVARFDGKRAVLVAANQKEGQNVFDVKGGIDREVASFEKTLPKGITLTRGFDQSQNVGHRLHGFSRDFMLAIALVLLTLLPLGLRASAVVMMSIPLSLTIGVFFLKATGFSINQLSIVGFVLALGLLVDDSVVVVENITRHLREGKKPREAAIAATKQITLSVLGCTATLIFAFLPLLALPGGAGQFIRSMPVAIIFTIGASLLVSLTIVPFLSSRILVAEGEHGNIFLRAMTWAIEGTYRRALVKAVQFPKTTLVLAAALFVGSFALVPRIGFSLFPKAGVPQFMVEVEATEGASIAETDRAAHFVEEVLARHPEVGKVATTIGKGHPQIYYNVAPRNEKANVADVFAELRTREDGNGRLLEQIRQELREYAGARLDLKEFENGPPLDAPIAIRLLGSDPEALEKGATQVEQILRSTEGTRDVRNPSRERRTDLRVHVDRDKAAVLGIAVADVDRAVRLAVGGIAAGKYREDGSEEAYDIRVTLTRDRDVVPAAAPGLGVLDRLYVATTKGMPLPLSQVATLALEPSPTKIRHYQKERSVTVTAYVREGFNTDRLTKQVLAHLEGPGAIQLPAGIRFMPAGEIESRQESFGGLGTAILIAVFGVLAVLVLEFRTFKSTLIVASVIPLGIIGGLVALFVSGNTLSFTANIGFVALMGIEVKNSILLVDFTNQLREDGVPIDEAIRRAGEARFVPILLTTLTAIGGLIPLILEHSSLYSPLAIVLLGGLLSSTFLARVVTPVLYKLLAPEIDVREMPTEGTREAELAST, from the coding sequence ATGAGTGAATTCGCCGTCCGCCGCTGGCAGTTCACCTTGGTGGTGTTCCTCGCGCTCGCCGCGCTGGGGATCAACTCGCTCTTCACCATCCCCAAGTCGGAAGACCCGACGTTCCCCATCCCCACCTTCGCGGTCATCGGCGTCCTGCCCGGTGCGACCCCCGTCGACGTCGAGCGCCTGGTCATCGATCCCATCGAGACCAAGCTCAAGGCCCTCGACGACGTGAAGTCGATCAAGACGGACATCGAGGAGAGCCTCGCGTACCTGCGCATCGAGTTCATCGCCGAGGCCGACGCCGATCGCAAACGCGACGAGGTGCTGCGCGAAGTCAATGCGCTGAGGCCCACACTGCCCGCCGAGCTCGTGCGGCTCGATGTGAAGCAGTTCAACACGAAGAACGTCAACATCGCGGAGTTCGCACTGCTCTCGGAGAGCGCGAGCTACCACGAGCTCGACGGCATCGCGCGCTCGCTCAAGCGGCGCCTGGAAAACGTCGCCGGCGTGGGCGAGGTCGAGACCGCAGGCTTGCCGAAGCAGGAAGTCACCGTGGCGCTCGATCTGGAGCGCATGGTCGCACTGGGCATTTCCCCCGCCGAGGTGCTCGATGCCGTCGGCGCCGAAAGCAAGAACATCCCCGCGGGCAGCGTAGAAACCGGGCCGCGGCGGTTCAACGTGAAGACCAGCGGCGACTACGCATCGGTCGAGGAGGTGCGCACCACCATCGTGCGCAGTGCGGGCGGAAGCAGCGTGCGCGTGGGCGACCTTGCCGAGGTCTCGCTGCGCGAGGTGGAAGGTTCGTCGGTCGCGCGCTTCGACGGCAAGCGCGCCGTGCTCGTCGCGGCCAATCAGAAAGAGGGGCAAAATGTCTTCGACGTCAAAGGCGGGATCGACCGCGAGGTGGCGTCCTTCGAGAAGACGCTGCCCAAAGGCATCACGCTGACGCGGGGCTTCGATCAATCGCAGAACGTCGGGCATCGCTTGCACGGCTTTTCGCGTGACTTCATGCTCGCGATCGCGCTCGTGCTCCTCACGCTGCTGCCGCTCGGCCTGCGCGCCTCGGCCGTGGTGATGATGTCCATCCCACTGAGTTTGACCATCGGCGTCTTCTTTTTGAAGGCGACGGGCTTCTCCATCAACCAGCTCAGCATCGTCGGCTTCGTGCTCGCACTGGGACTGCTCGTGGACGACTCGGTCGTCGTCGTGGAGAACATCACGCGGCACCTGCGCGAAGGCAAGAAGCCGCGCGAAGCGGCCATCGCGGCGACGAAGCAGATCACGTTGAGCGTGCTCGGTTGCACCGCAACCCTTATTTTCGCCTTCCTTCCGCTGCTGGCGCTCCCGGGCGGGGCGGGGCAGTTCATTCGAAGCATGCCGGTGGCCATCATCTTCACCATTGGAGCATCGCTCCTGGTGTCGCTCACCATCGTGCCGTTCCTCTCGAGCCGCATCCTTGTGGCCGAGGGCGAGCACGGGAACATCTTCCTGCGCGCCATGACCTGGGCCATCGAGGGCACGTACCGTCGGGCGCTGGTCAAGGCCGTGCAGTTTCCCAAGACGACGCTCGTGCTCGCCGCCGCACTGTTCGTGGGCAGCTTCGCCCTGGTGCCGCGCATCGGATTCAGCCTTTTCCCCAAGGCCGGTGTTCCGCAATTCATGGTCGAGGTGGAGGCCACCGAGGGCGCGAGCATCGCCGAGACCGACCGCGCCGCACACTTCGTCGAAGAGGTCCTCGCGCGCCATCCCGAGGTGGGGAAGGTCGCCACGACCATCGGGAAAGGGCACCCGCAGATTTACTACAACGTGGCCCCACGCAACGAGAAGGCCAACGTGGCCGACGTCTTCGCCGAGCTTCGCACGCGCGAGGACGGCAACGGGCGGCTCCTGGAGCAGATCCGCCAAGAGTTGCGCGAGTATGCGGGCGCACGGCTCGATTTGAAGGAGTTCGAAAATGGTCCGCCGCTGGATGCGCCCATTGCGATTCGCTTGCTCGGCAGCGATCCCGAGGCGCTGGAAAAAGGCGCGACGCAGGTGGAGCAGATCCTCCGCTCCACGGAGGGAACCCGCGATGTGCGCAATCCTTCGCGGGAGCGCCGCACGGATCTGCGTGTGCACGTGGACCGCGACAAGGCGGCCGTTCTCGGCATCGCCGTCGCCGACGTGGATCGCGCGGTGCGCCTCGCCGTGGGCGGCATCGCCGCGGGCAAATACCGTGAGGATGGCAGCGAGGAGGCGTACGACATCCGCGTCACGTTGACGCGCGATCGCGATGTCGTGCCCGCCGCAGCACCGGGCCTGGGCGTGCTCGATCGCCTTTACGTCGCGACGACGAAGGGAATGCCGTTGCCGCTTTCCCAGGTAGCCACGTTGGCGCTGGAGCCGTCGCCGACGAAGATCCGGCACTACCAGAAAGAGCGAAGCGTGACCGTCACGGCCTACGTGCGGGAAGGGTTCAACACGGACCGGCTCACCAAGCAAGTGCTCGCCCATCTGGAGGGCCCGGGAGCGATCCAGCTGCCCGCGGGCATCCGCTTCATGCCGGCCGGCGAGATCGAGAGCCGCCAGGAGAGCTTCGGTGGCTTGGGCACGGCCATCCTCATCGCGGTGTTCGGCGTGCTGGCCGTGCTCGTCCTGGAGTTCCGCACCTTCAAGAGCACCCTCATCGTCGCCTCGGTCATTCCGCTCGGCATCATCGGCGGCCTGGTGGCGCTGTTCGTGAGCGGCAACACGCTGTCCTTCACCGCGAACATCGGCTTCGTGGCCCTGATGGGCATCGAGGTGAAGAACTCGATCTTGCTCGTCGACTTCACCAACCAACTGCGCGAAGACGGCGTCCCCATCGACGAAGCCATTCGCCGCGCCGGAGAGGCCCGCTTCGTGCCCATCCTCCTCACCACGCTCACCGCCATCGGCGGCCTAATCCCCCTCATCCTGGAGCACTCGAGCCTCTACTCCCCCCTGGCCATCGTCCTTCTGGGCGGCCTCCTGAGCTCGACCTTCCTCGCCCGCGTCGTAACGCCTGTACTCTACAAACTCCTCGCCCCCGAGATCGACGTGCGCGAAATGCCGACGGAAGGCACTCGCGAGGCCGAGCTCGCGAGCACGTGA
- a CDS encoding response regulator transcription factor — MPRILLVDDDEALLEVLTMAFADAGHAVTTAVDGVSGLDAVARDAPDAIVSDVNMPRLDGFALCRRLRAQGDPVPILLLTSRDNEIDEALGLELGADDYIAKPFSTRILLARVTALLRRDALRRGGAVESRVLRDAVQVRVGELIIDAERIEAHFKGTLLSLTLTEFRMLEAFARKPGIVLSRDRLLEIVRGDDSVVVERIIDTYVRRLRRKLEAIDPGFDAIETVVGAGYRLRAPR, encoded by the coding sequence ATGCCCCGCATCCTCTTGGTGGACGACGACGAAGCGCTTCTCGAGGTTCTCACCATGGCCTTCGCGGACGCTGGGCACGCGGTGACCACGGCCGTCGATGGCGTGTCGGGGCTCGATGCCGTGGCGCGCGATGCTCCTGACGCCATCGTGAGCGACGTCAACATGCCGCGGCTCGACGGCTTCGCCCTCTGCCGGCGGCTGCGCGCGCAAGGCGATCCGGTGCCCATCCTGCTGCTCACGTCGCGCGACAACGAGATCGACGAGGCGCTGGGCCTGGAGCTGGGCGCGGACGACTACATCGCCAAGCCGTTCAGCACGCGCATCCTTCTGGCCCGGGTGACGGCGTTGCTCCGGCGCGATGCACTGCGGCGGGGCGGCGCCGTCGAGTCGCGCGTGCTTCGCGACGCGGTGCAGGTGCGCGTGGGCGAGTTGATCATCGATGCAGAGCGCATCGAGGCGCACTTCAAGGGCACGCTGTTGTCGCTGACCTTGACCGAGTTTCGCATGCTCGAGGCCTTCGCACGCAAGCCGGGCATCGTGCTGTCCCGCGACCGGCTGCTGGAGATCGTGCGCGGCGACGATTCGGTGGTGGTGGAGCGCATCATCGATACGTACGTGCGCCGGTTGCGGCGCAAGCTGGAGGCGATCGATCCAGGGTTCGACGCCATCGAGACGGTGGTCGGCGCCGGCTACCGCCTTCGCGCCCCGCGATGA
- a CDS encoding DUF1704 domain-containing protein: MLPAWLRQVDPLLRELSQRVTLLGAATPANAREERVRLQGLAASGKAAVPAWEYVRRDMSVLRRQLDAVASALHELRDEPLADLYMARVQEWRLEASLCACVGTKEASSLAARRFASFDAETEAAADALAEDWILPHPDPPAASGPPTPGAETADARAPSPSEVRGLPRPTFNAAGGSGWGSEFLETDSPHPESLLSLLQAEIGRRRIPFAVVVHPHLSALAATGHQTVLVAAGRRIGPETAHRTVLHEIEGHVLPRARAAHAPLAIFSVGTARSADEQEGYALVLEDRHHFLTPSRRRELAGRYRAVRRMREGATFVDVVRDLAGVGIDPREAVVMGERAFRGSDGTFPGLGRERVYLESYLRVRARLSDVPDDEAVLASGQIALDAIPALRPWCAST, from the coding sequence ATGCTGCCCGCGTGGCTGAGACAGGTCGATCCACTGCTGCGTGAGCTTTCGCAACGCGTCACCCTTTTGGGGGCAGCGACCCCAGCCAACGCACGCGAAGAACGCGTTCGACTGCAAGGTTTGGCCGCGTCGGGAAAAGCCGCCGTTCCCGCATGGGAATACGTGCGGCGCGACATGTCCGTGCTGCGCCGCCAACTGGATGCAGTTGCATCTGCGTTGCATGAATTGCGGGACGAGCCGCTGGCCGATCTCTACATGGCGCGCGTGCAGGAGTGGCGGCTCGAGGCGAGCCTCTGCGCGTGCGTGGGCACCAAGGAAGCGAGCTCGCTGGCGGCGCGAAGGTTCGCCTCGTTCGACGCCGAAACGGAGGCCGCGGCGGATGCTCTCGCAGAGGATTGGATCCTCCCCCACCCCGACCCTCCCGCCGCTTCCGGCCCACCCACCCCGGGAGCCGAAACGGCAGACGCAAGGGCTCCCTCCCCCTCGGAGGTCCGCGGCTTGCCGCGGCCGACTTTCAACGCAGCGGGAGGGTCGGGGTGGGGGAGCGAATTTCTCGAAACCGACTCCCCCCACCCCGAGTCGCTTTTGTCCCTGCTGCAGGCGGAAATCGGGCGCCGGCGCATCCCATTTGCCGTCGTCGTGCACCCGCACCTGTCGGCGCTCGCGGCAACGGGGCATCAAACCGTGTTGGTCGCTGCCGGAAGGCGCATCGGCCCCGAGACGGCGCACCGCACGGTGCTGCACGAAATCGAGGGCCACGTTCTTCCGCGTGCACGCGCAGCGCATGCACCCCTGGCGATCTTCTCCGTGGGCACGGCCCGAAGTGCCGATGAGCAGGAGGGTTACGCCCTCGTTCTCGAAGATCGACACCACTTTCTCACGCCATCACGCCGCCGCGAGCTCGCCGGTCGCTATCGGGCCGTGCGCCGGATGCGGGAAGGCGCCACCTTCGTCGACGTCGTCCGCGACCTCGCCGGCGTGGGCATCGACCCGCGCGAAGCCGTCGTCATGGGCGAACGCGCCTTTCGCGGGAGCGACGGCACCTTCCCGGGCCTGGGCCGCGAACGCGTCTACCTCGAGTCATACCTCCGGGTGCGCGCTCGCTTGAGCGACGTGCCCGACGACGAAGCCGTGCTCGCGTCGGGCCAGATCGCCCTCGATGCGATCCCGGCGCTCAGGCCTTGGTGCGCTTCGACTTAG
- a CDS encoding metallophosphoesterase, with product MWPFLSLTQSLSLCLILALLGAVFLRVLHRAAWRRRGLRLAYAAAFGVLLIAHAAWSVGLAWFVVSYWGAIVASVGLIVSGFGVASLPLAALVRVVFAFALLRKASPPSRTSPVMSRRAFVGAATALVPAGAMGTAVGGFSAAVTSTPLRTIPVTFPKLHPALEGFSILQLSDLHLGASRNVRDLQRFFESIPRRPDLIVFTGDIADDLHQLGPALRMADQFGARCGVLACLGNHEYLHDARRARAIFDASPVPLLVDAGTTLRVGDAHLYVAGANDPVVIGANIQPFLESAIDRALRDAPSDTFRLLLSHRPEGFDPAARHGIDLTLSGHTHGGQIGFNGKSAFEPLWPDGYLWGAYRRGTSRLYTTSGFGDWFPFRIGCSTEAPLVVLSSESEDPSRTLAGRS from the coding sequence ATGTGGCCTTTCTTGTCGCTGACGCAATCGCTGTCGCTCTGCCTGATCCTCGCGCTGCTCGGCGCGGTCTTCCTTCGCGTTCTGCACCGCGCCGCGTGGCGGCGGCGCGGTCTCCGCCTCGCCTACGCTGCAGCCTTTGGCGTGCTGCTGATCGCGCACGCGGCGTGGTCGGTCGGTCTCGCGTGGTTCGTCGTGTCGTATTGGGGCGCCATCGTCGCCTCGGTGGGGCTCATCGTGAGCGGCTTCGGCGTGGCCAGCCTGCCGCTCGCGGCGCTGGTGCGCGTCGTTTTCGCGTTTGCGCTTCTTCGCAAGGCGTCTCCGCCATCGCGCACGTCACCGGTGATGTCGCGGCGCGCGTTCGTCGGTGCTGCGACGGCGCTCGTTCCCGCCGGCGCGATGGGGACCGCGGTGGGCGGTTTTTCGGCCGCCGTCACCTCGACGCCCCTTCGCACCATCCCGGTGACGTTTCCGAAGTTGCATCCTGCGCTGGAGGGATTCTCCATTCTTCAATTGAGCGATCTCCACCTCGGCGCGTCACGCAACGTGCGCGACCTGCAGCGCTTTTTCGAGAGCATCCCGCGCCGGCCCGATCTGATCGTCTTCACCGGCGACATCGCCGACGACCTGCACCAGCTCGGTCCTGCGTTGCGGATGGCGGACCAATTCGGTGCACGCTGCGGCGTTCTCGCGTGCCTCGGAAACCACGAGTACCTGCACGATGCGCGTCGAGCGCGCGCCATCTTCGACGCGAGCCCGGTGCCGCTCTTGGTCGACGCCGGCACCACACTCCGCGTGGGCGACGCGCACCTCTACGTGGCCGGCGCCAACGACCCCGTGGTCATCGGCGCGAACATCCAGCCCTTCCTCGAAAGCGCCATCGACCGCGCCCTGCGCGATGCCCCGAGCGACACCTTTCGTCTTCTTCTCTCCCATCGGCCCGAGGGCTTCGATCCCGCCGCACGCCACGGCATCGACCTCACCCTCTCGGGCCACACCCACGGCGGCCAAATCGGCTTCAACGGCAAGAGCGCCTTCGAGCCCTTGTGGCCCGACGGTTACCTCTGGGGTGCCTACCGCCGTGGCACCTCCCGCCTCTACACCACCTCCGGATTCGGAGACTGGTTCCCATTCCGCATCGGCTGCTCCACCGAGGCACCCCTCGTCGTGCTCTCATCCGAATCCGAAGATCCGTCGCGCACGTTGGCGGGTCGCAGTTGA
- a CDS encoding TetR/AcrR family transcriptional regulator, translating to MPRRSKTQTAERIEAEDDVRARVLEAAVQLIDEGGLASLSMREVARRAGVSHQAPYHYFPDRESILAAVAEEGFILLDREIESVADAGERPVDRLVSAGEAYVRFAHQHPAHFRVMFRRDFVDIDRFPHIKECGQKAFDRLLEIVHACVADGLPAHPSEQALIVFGWSVVHGLACLLLDGCIGMKMPEMMPQVASSGLAPGSKTIVSDVMETLRAMTVAASEPKPKSKRTKA from the coding sequence ATGCCCCGACGATCCAAGACCCAAACCGCAGAGCGCATCGAGGCAGAGGACGACGTACGGGCTCGCGTTCTGGAAGCGGCCGTGCAGTTGATCGACGAGGGGGGCCTTGCAAGCCTGAGCATGCGCGAGGTGGCCCGCCGCGCCGGTGTGAGTCATCAGGCGCCGTACCACTACTTCCCGGATCGGGAGTCGATCTTGGCCGCCGTGGCCGAGGAAGGCTTCATCCTGCTCGATCGCGAGATCGAATCGGTGGCGGACGCCGGCGAGCGTCCGGTGGACCGGCTCGTGTCGGCAGGGGAGGCGTACGTGCGCTTCGCCCACCAGCACCCCGCGCATTTTCGGGTGATGTTTCGGCGCGACTTCGTCGACATCGATCGATTTCCGCACATCAAGGAGTGCGGCCAAAAGGCGTTCGATCGGCTGCTGGAGATCGTGCACGCGTGCGTGGCAGACGGTTTGCCGGCGCACCCTTCGGAGCAGGCGCTCATCGTGTTTGGTTGGTCCGTGGTGCACGGACTCGCCTGTCTTCTGCTCGACGGGTGCATCGGAATGAAGATGCCGGAAATGATGCCGCAGGTGGCATCGAGCGGCTTGGCGCCGGGGTCGAAGACCATCGTGTCGGACGTGATGGAGACGCTGCGCGCGATGACCGTGGCGGCTAGCGAGCCAAAGCCTAAGTCGAAGCGCACCAAGGCCTGA
- a CDS encoding PhoH family protein: protein MKKNYVLDTNILLHDPRAVFRFEDNNVIIPIYVIEEVDQFKREGSERGRNARQIARVLDELRDKGGSLAKGVTLDSGGSLRVAVPAQRPELPSAIDKAAMDQAILQTAFDVREQDGGRPTIFVTMDTNLRIRADALGMVSETYENVRVEDDQVDTGIKELEVDSGEVDNFFHDGRYIPTNFDDLTANTCILLRDRSNPSHTALGRYDATKREVCALRTPREGVMGVRPRNKEQSFAIDLLLDESIRLVTLVGKAGTGKTLLALAAGLKRTVEDGIYTRMLVSRPVMPLGRDIGFLPGDVDEKLNPWMQPIFDNLEFLFSSGARKGPRVYAELLESGQIQVEPLTYIRGRSLPQQFMIVDEAQNLTPHEVKTIVTRSGDGTKIVLTGDPGQIDNPYVDSASNGLTIAAAKFRGERLAGHIVLAKGERSELAELATNLL, encoded by the coding sequence ATGAAGAAAAACTACGTCCTCGATACGAACATCCTCCTGCATGACCCGCGCGCCGTCTTCCGCTTCGAAGACAACAACGTCATCATCCCGATCTACGTCATCGAGGAGGTCGACCAGTTCAAGAGGGAGGGCTCGGAACGCGGACGCAATGCGCGCCAGATTGCCCGCGTGCTCGACGAGCTTCGCGACAAGGGCGGGTCGCTCGCCAAGGGCGTGACGCTCGATTCGGGCGGGAGCTTGCGCGTGGCCGTCCCCGCCCAGCGGCCGGAATTGCCGAGCGCCATCGACAAGGCGGCCATGGACCAGGCCATCTTGCAGACCGCGTTCGACGTGCGCGAGCAGGACGGAGGGCGTCCCACCATCTTCGTCACCATGGATACCAACCTGCGCATCCGGGCCGATGCGCTCGGCATGGTGTCCGAGACGTACGAGAACGTCCGCGTCGAGGACGACCAAGTCGACACCGGCATCAAGGAGCTCGAGGTCGACAGCGGAGAGGTGGACAACTTTTTCCACGACGGTCGCTACATCCCGACCAACTTCGACGACCTGACGGCGAACACCTGCATCCTGCTGCGCGACCGCTCCAATCCCTCGCACACCGCGCTGGGACGTTACGATGCCACCAAGCGTGAAGTCTGCGCCCTGCGCACCCCGCGCGAGGGCGTGATGGGCGTCCGTCCGCGCAACAAGGAGCAGAGCTTTGCCATCGACTTGCTGCTCGACGAATCGATTCGCCTGGTCACCCTCGTCGGCAAGGCGGGCACGGGCAAGACGCTCCTGGCGCTGGCCGCCGGCTTGAAGCGCACCGTCGAAGACGGCATCTACACGCGCATGCTCGTCTCGCGTCCGGTCATGCCGCTGGGGCGCGACATTGGATTCCTTCCCGGCGACGTCGACGAGAAGCTCAACCCGTGGATGCAGCCCATCTTCGACAATCTGGAATTCCTCTTCTCGAGCGGCGCGCGCAAGGGACCTCGGGTCTACGCCGAGCTCCTCGAGAGCGGGCAAATTCAAGTCGAGCCGTTGACGTACATTCGCGGGCGCTCCCTGCCGCAGCAATTCATGATCGTCGACGAGGCGCAGAACCTGACGCCGCACGAGGTCAAAACCATCGTGACGCGTTCGGGCGACGGGACGAAGATCGTCCTGACGGGCGATCCCGGCCAGATCGACAATCCGTACGTGGACAGCGCATCCAATGGTCTGACCATCGCGGCTGCGAAATTCCGCGGCGAGCGCCTCGCCGGCCACATCGTCCTCGCCAAGGGCGAGCGGAGCGAGCTCGCCGAGCTGGCCACCAACTTGCTCTGA